One Lentimicrobiaceae bacterium genomic window, CGGTACCGTAAGGCGGAACAAATCTTTTGTTTTTCAAAACTGCTGTTTTTACTGCTTCAAAAAATAAATCAAGTGGCGGTTCAGCCATCATAATGCCGTCAGCCGAAAGCTGTAATCTCTTTGCATTTTCTTCCCATCTAAAAAGTCTGATTTTACCGTCTTTGCCGGTGTAGGCTTTCATTCCTTCAAATCCACCCTGACCGTAGTGCAAAACAGTTGCTGCCATATGCATGCTTACAAACTCGTCGTCGGTAACTTCAATAGGTCCCCACGCTCCGTTGCGGTAATAAGATCTTACGTTGAAATCGGTTTTTACGTAACCGAAAGGTAATTTACTCCAATCTAAATTAGCTGTCATAATTGTAATTTTTAATATTGATTTATAATAATTTTATTTAAACTAAATTTTCTGCGAAGTTATAAAATTTAATCGGATAACGTAATATTTTATCATATTTTTTACAATTATTTTAACATAAAAGTCGGTATTTCACTTGTAATATGCCGATTTGTTGAAATCAGACAATATAATTTGAAAATATATTTCGGCAAAAAACTATCTTTGTAACTGCAAAAATAAAATACTATTTATGAAGATAGAAAGTTTTACTTACGTACGAAACGGTTTAAGGATGGGATATCCTTTTGTTGCATCAATAAAATCGGCTTTGCCTGTTGTTGATAAAATTTACGTTGTTGTTGGCAATTCCGACGACGGAACAAGAGAAGCCGTGGTTGATATTGGAAGCGATAAAATTGTTATTATCGACACTGTTTGGGACGATTCAATAAGAACCGACGGAGCAATATTCAGGCAACAAGCCAACATCGGTCTTGAACAAACCAAAGGCGATTGGTGCTTGCATATACAAGCCGACGAAGTTTTAGACGAGTTTGCAAAAGACGAAATTATAAAGACTTTTGAATTAGCAGACAAGCATGATGACGTTGACGGTGTTATATTTCCGCGTCTGAACTTTTGGGGCGATTACAACCACGTGCAAAACACACGCCGTGCCGACAGATACGAAGTAAGAGCTTTTAAGAGTAACCGCAATGTAATGTCGTTCGGCGATTCGCACAGTTTCAGAAAATACGAAACCAAAGATTATTCGACAAAAGGTGAAAAAATTATTGTCATTAAATCAAAAGCTATATTCTACCACTACTCCTACACAAGAAATCCAAAACTTATGACCAAAAAATCGAACTATTTTAATACTTTTTGGCATAACGACGAGTGGATAAAAGCACACTCAAAAACCGAAGAATTCGACTATAATATTGTTGATAAACTCGAACCGTTCAAAGGAAAGCATCCAATATATATGGAGGAAGTAATTAAAAACCAAGATTGGGAATTCAATTACAATCCAAAACTCTCCAATATGACGCTTAAGGAAAAGTTTTTATATAATTTTGAGAAAATATTTAACTATCGTCCTTTTGAATACAAAAACTTTATAGAAAAGAAAGTTTAGATTGTTGTTTTGTGTGCCATAAAGGCACTTAGAAGTTCTGAGTTCTGAGTCGGGAGTATTGAGTTTAGAGACTCTTAACTCTAGCTCCCCGCACCACGTAACACGTAACACGTAACACGCAACCCCGCCATATTGTCATACTTTTCCCGCTGGCATAGGTTTTGAACAGTATAGACCGAATTTGAAAATTAAAAACAATATTAATTATTATGATACAAGGACAAATTAACGTACAAACCGAAAACATCTTTCCTATTATTAAAAAGTTTTTATACTCCGACGAGGAGATTTTTTTACGTGAACTTATTTCAAATGCCGTTGATGCTACTACAAAGCTAAAAGCATTGGCATCTATGGGCAAATATAAGGAAGAGCTTGGCGACCTTACAATTGAGGTTAAAATTGATAAAGAAAACAAAACTATTACCGTTAGCGACAAAGGCATAGGAATGACTTCGGAAGAAGTTGATAAATACATCAATGAGATTGCATTTTCGGGAGCCGAAGAATTTGTTAAAAAATATAAGAATAAAACCGAAGCCGAACAGGCAGGCTTGATTGGGCATTTCGGATTGGGATTTTACTCTTCGTTTATGGTTTCCGATAAGGTGGAAATTATATCGAAAACTTACAAAAAAGGTGCAGGTTCAAAAGCCGTTCGTTGGTCATGCGACAGCTCGCCGAATTATACAATGGAAGAACATGACAAAAAAGAAAGAGGCACGGATATTATTCTGCACATTAGTAAAGATTCGGAAGAATATCTTGAAGAAAACAGAATTTTAACCCTTCTGAACAAATATTGTAAGTTTTTGCCTATACCTATAAGGTTTGGTAATGAAAAAGTGTGGGAAGAATCTGAGACCGAAAAAGACGAAAAAGGAAATCCTAAGACTGTAGAAGTCGAGAGACCACGCATTATTAACGATACAAATCCGCTTTGGATTCAAACGCCTAGCACGTTGAAACACGAAGATTACATCAAGTTTTATCGTCAGTTGTACCCTATGACTTTCGACGAACCACTGTTTTACATACATCTGAACGTCGATTATCCTTTTGACCTTACCGGAATCTTGTATTTCCCTAAGGTAAACAGAAACATAGATTTACAACGCAATAAAATTCAACTATTCTGTAATCAGGTGTTTGTAACCGATTCGGTTGAAGGTATTGTCCCCGACTTCTTAACTCTATTGCATGGCGTTATCGACTCGCCGGATATCCCTTTAAACGTTTCCAGAAGCTACCTACAAAGCGATGCTAACGTTAAAAAAATATCGGGGCATATTATGAAAAAGGTAGCCGATAAATTGGAAGAGCTTTATAAAAGCGAAAGAGAGGATTTTGAGAAGAAATGGGACGATATTAAGCTGTTCATTACATACGGAATGATTAGTGAAGAAAAATTCTTTGAGCGTGCCGAAAAATTTGCACTTCTTAAAAACACAGAGGGCAAGTATTTCACATTCGACCAGTACAAAGATAAGGTAAAAGACACTCAAAAAGACAAAAACGACAACACGGTTATAATATACGCTTCCAACGTTGAAGAGCAACACAGTTACATAAATGCTGCCAAAGAAAGAGGTTACGATATTGTTATTATGGACGGTCTTTTAGACAGCCACTTTATTAACACTTTGGAGCAAAAACTTGAAAAAGTCAATTTTGTTAGAGTCGATTCGGAAATTACCGACAAACTGATAGATAAAGACGAAAAAGCTCCTTCGAAATTAAGCGATGATGAAAAGAAAAAGTTGTCGGAACTGTTTGAAAAGCACGTAAACAAAGAACAATACAACGTTCAAGTTGAAGACATGAGCGAAACCGATTTTCCGGTTACAATTACACAATCGGAGTTTATGCGTAGAATGAAAGACATGGCGGAAGTTGGTGGCGGTGGCTACGGCTTTATGGGTAATATGCCTGATATGTACAATATTGTGGTTAACGCCAATCATAATATTATTTCAAAAATATTAGCCGACAAGAACACCGAAACTCAAACTCAAAAAGTATTGCAACTAATTGATTTGGCTCTGTTGTCGCAAAACTTGCTCAAAGGCGAAAATCTGACTGCGTTTTTGAACAGAAGTATAGAAATAATTTAAAAAAGTATTTTTACTTAAGTTTACGAAATAATTTCTCATAATTTCTTTATTATGTAGAAATTATTTACTTTTGTACGCTGATAATTAATTATAAACCAAAAACATTACACTTATGAAAAGAACTGTATTGATTTTAGGAATAGTAATATTACTATTAATACTACTAATTGGTAGAGGTATCGGCATTTACAACGATTTTATTGTAAAACAGGAAGCTGTTAAAACATCTTGGGGAAATGTACAAAATGCTTATCAAAAACGTTTCGACCTTATTCCCAATTTGGTAAATACCGTTAAAGGTTACGCCGACCACGAACAAAGCACCATGATTGGAGTTATTGAAGCCAGAGCACAAGCCACAAAAACAAGTATAAACGTTGGTGCCGACAAAATCACTCCGGAAACTCTTGCCGAAATTAACAATCTAACTGCCGATATGAATTCGGTTCTATCAAGGTTACTTGTTGCGGTTGAACGCTATCCGGATTTAAAGGCAAACGAGAACTTTTTGCAGCTTCAAAATCAGTTGGAAACTACCGAAAATGAAATAAACGCAAGAAGAAACGAGTTTAACGAAACGGCTAAAGTTTACAACACCAAAGTTCGCAGATTTCCGAGCAATATTATTGCTGCAATATTTAAGTTTAAAATAATGCCTTATTTCGAATCGACAGAAGGAGCGGAAGTTGCACCAGTTGTTGATTTCTCGAAATAAAACGGTTTAGCTTTTAACAAAACTTCCCTTGTAAGTATTAGTTTTACTTACAACCACTACGTAATAAATACCCGAAGGTAATTTATTAGTGCTGATGTTTTGTCCTTGTTTTACATTGTCGATTTGACTTACAAGCAATCCCGAAGAATTGTAAATCCTTAGGTTAAAGCTCTCAATATTAGCGTTTTCCCCAATTTGTATTTTAATATTGTCTGAAGTCGGATTAGGATATATTTTCAATACTGATTTTTCTGTTTTGAAAATCTCCTTACCAAAAGGATTTTCGGTTATGCCGTAAAACAAACTCAAGCCACCGCTGTAATTACCGACAATCATATCGACGATAGTATCGGAATTCAAATAATCGAAAGCTACAGCCGAGTGAGTTCCGTCGTTTATTTGCGATAGATTTCCTAATAGATTGAAATCGCCGATAAGGTTTCCGCTTATGCTATCGTAAACGTAAATTTCGCCAAATTCGGCACCACAGAATAATCTTAGCTTTTGTGTTTTATTATCGACTATAAAAGTTGGTACACTGTATCCTTCATACGAAAGCATATTATCGGTAACATCTACTCCACCAAATTTTTTATCAACCAACTCGAAAGCAGGTTCGGTTTTACTGCCTAAGTTTAAAAATAAATACAAAACTCCTTCTTTATTGCCGCTAACCATATCAATAAGTCCGTCGTCGTTTATATCGATTAAAAAGGGTGTTGAAAACTCGCCTGCATCAAGGTTTTGCCAGTTTTTAACGCCGTTTGCAAAAGATAATACTCCATCGGGGATTAATCTGTTTTCAAAATACCAGAAAGTGCCGTCGCTACAGCCTAAAACAATATCGTTGTCGCCGTCGCCGTCGATATCGGCACAGGCAGGACGCACAGCCAAAATATCCAAAGTATCTAATCGTAAAAAATTGGTGTCAACTATTTTGTATTCAGGTCTTCCAAAAGTGCCAACATTTTTAATATAAGCCAACTGAGCATGGCTCTTGGTTTCTAAAAAATAATTGCTTTTAAAGTAAGCCGAATCGAAGTAGCCGTAGTTACCTACCAATAAGTCGTTTAGACCGTTGTTGTCTAAATCAACAAAGGTTGGATATGAACAAGTTCCGAAATCAATCATTTCTTCTTGCAAAAAGGCTTTTGTTTTGAGCTCGTAAACCTGATTAAAATTATCGCCTTTGTTTATATACAGCCAATTTGAATGCTTATCTTCGTTTTTAAATTTGGCAGGTGAAAAAGAAGTGCAAATTAAATCCAAAATGCCATCGTTGTTAAGGTCTATGCGCTCGACTGCCGGAAAAGTGCTTAAATACAATTTTTCTTCAGCATTTGGGAAATTGTAAGTATATTCTATCATGTTGGCATCAACGCTTGTACCGCCGTTTATAAGCAAAATTATATCGGAATAATCGACATCGCCAAGGACTAAATCCATATTTCCATCACCATTGGTGTCGTAAACTAATAAAGTTGAGCCTGTATGTTTTTCGTCTGATCTGACATTGCCAACACTCTTGGTAAAATTTACGCAAGTATCCAAGATTATTGTATTATCTTCGGCTCCTTCGGCAAAATTACCCCAGCAATGCTGAGTCTTAACAAAAACCAGCGAATCGGTGTGGTTGTAGTACTCCATCGACATATTTTTGTGCATCTCTATAAACGAACCTAAACCCCAAAAAGTCAAAATATCGTAATCGCCGTCGCCGTCAATATCAACAATAGCGGGATAATCAACGCTTGTAACCAAAATATTCGTCGCTATTTCTCCGTACTGTGATACCAAATACGGATTTGGTAATGTAGCATCAACAAAAGCCAACTCGCTTGTCGAAACGTTTTTGTAAACCTTTATTCCGCCGGTAACGTAAGTAAAAATATCAACTTTGCCGTCGTTGTTGTAATCAACGCAACGCATCCAATTTCTGATTTTGGGAAAAGAATTTGTATACTTTGGAGAATAAACGTACTCGCCGTTAATATTAATAAAAGGCAGTAACCTTGAACTTAATCTGTCGAAAATGAGCAAATCCAAAGTTCCGTCAAGATTAATATCAATTGCATTGTACTGAGCCGAATTTATACCTCCGACAAAAGCATGTTTCAATATTTTGTCATTTTGGTCGTAAACCACAATATCATTAGCTTTTACAAATCCGTTTTGGGGGAAATTGTAAGCGATGTTTTGAGAAAATAGTTGAGAAAATCCTAAACAAGTGAGTAATAGTAGAATTGATAGTGTTTTAAGTTTCATTTTCGATTTGAAATAAATGATTATTGATTACAAAGATAAAACAATAGACAAATTGAAGAATTGTACAATGTTAATTTAATTTTACTTGTTGCTATTTCTTATCATATAAAATTATTAATTACATAAAATGTGAAGTTCGTTTATTGCAAATTAGTTTAACAAAATTGTTTGAACACTAATAAATATAATGGTTCGGTGCAACGCACCTTTAACACAACAAATACAATTTATGCCACAAATTGCACGGTGCTAACGCACCTGTTTGAACTTCACATATCAATTAGTTAAAACATAAGTAGCTAAGTTGATGAAGAACGAAAACTATCGGTTTATTCTATAACACCCGTATCCAAAAAGCATTTAACGAGAACCGTATAACGGCGTCCCATTTGTAACAATATGAAATAAGCGCCAATTAGGTGCGTGGCACCATTACATTAAAACTACTTTTCAAAAACAAGCAATATAAAATTCCAATTTCTAACTTCTGATTTCTAATTTCTAATTTCAAAATGCCAATGGCTAACAGCTAACAGCTAAAAGCCAATAGCTATCTACTTGCAACTTCTAATTTTAAATATCAAACAAAAAAATAAAAATCGGTTAATCTTGTTAGTTTACAAGATATGCTTATATTTGCAAACTTGAAAAATTAATTTTTAATCATAAATAAAATCCAGATGCGAAACAAAGGTGCGATAAGATTTTTTGCAATAGCGTTTGCCATAGTTTGTGTTTATCAGCTATCGTTTACAGTAGCAACAAAGATAAAAGAAGGCAAGGCTACAAGATATGCAAATAACGAAATTTTTTACAAAGATGTAAAAGAGCTGTCTAACAATCATGCTGCACGCGAATTAGTTGTAATTGATTCAATTAGAGAAAGCAAAAAGAATCAGTATTTAGACTCTATCTCAAACAAAACAGCCTTAAACATACTAATAAGAAAATACACTTACAAAGAGTGTAAAGACCGTGAAATCAACTTAGGTCTTGACCTTAAAGGCGGTATGAACGTGATGTTGGAAGTATCTTTAGCAGACGTAATTGACGGTATGTCGGGACATAGCGACGACCCAACTTATGTTGAAGCTATGCGTAGAGCAACTGAAAAACAGAAAAACTCACAAAAAGATTTTGTAACCCTATTCGGCGAATCGTTTACCGAAGTTGACCCAAATGCTCAACTTTCGGCAATATTCAGTCGTATGGACTTACGCGAAAAAATTCAACCCAGTTCTACAAATGCGGAAGTACTATCAGTATTGAGAGAAGAAGCTAACTCTGCTTTCGACAGAACTTTTAACATTATGCGTAACCGTATCGACCGCTTTGGTGTTTCTCAACCTACAATCCAAAAGTTGGTTACCAGCGACCGTATATTAATTGAATTGCCGGGTATTAAAGACCCCGAAAGAGTTAGAAAACTGTTACAAGGTTCTGCTAACCTTGAGTTTTGGGAAACATTTCATTTTAATGAAATCCAAAACTACTTTAGCGAAGCTAACGAATTACTAGCTATGAGCCTTAGCTCCGAAGATATAGAACACTTAGGAGACACTTTGGAACAAACTACAGGAAAAGATGTTCAGCAAGAGGCAATAGATACTGTAGAAAATGAAACAACCGCAGCTATTGAAGAAGATACGGCAAAAAAATCAACTTCTGCCCTATCCGACTTACTTGAAGCCGATAGTTTGAAAGTTGACAATGCTGCACAATTAGAAGAATACCGCAAAAAAAATCCATTATTTGCTTATTTGCAACCTGCATATTTCTTCCAAAATGGTCAGTATTACGCAAGCGACAGAGCTACAGTTGGCTACGCTCAACTAAAAGATACGGCTATAGTTAATAGCATGCTAAATAAAGTAAAAGATATTTTCCCTAAAAACCTTAAATTAGCTTGGGCTGTAAAACCCGAACGCCACTCTCCTGATGTTTTAGAGCTTTTTGCTTTAAAATCGAACAACAGAGAATATACTGCTGCCATGCTCGGCGATGTAATTGTTGATGCACGTCAGGACTACGACCAAAACGGTAGAGTTGAAGTATCAATGACTATGAACGCTGTAGGTGCAAAAGAATGGCGCAACTTAACTCGCGACAACGTTGGAAATCAAATAGCAAT contains:
- the htpG gene encoding molecular chaperone HtpG produces the protein MIQGQINVQTENIFPIIKKFLYSDEEIFLRELISNAVDATTKLKALASMGKYKEELGDLTIEVKIDKENKTITVSDKGIGMTSEEVDKYINEIAFSGAEEFVKKYKNKTEAEQAGLIGHFGLGFYSSFMVSDKVEIISKTYKKGAGSKAVRWSCDSSPNYTMEEHDKKERGTDIILHISKDSEEYLEENRILTLLNKYCKFLPIPIRFGNEKVWEESETEKDEKGNPKTVEVERPRIINDTNPLWIQTPSTLKHEDYIKFYRQLYPMTFDEPLFYIHLNVDYPFDLTGILYFPKVNRNIDLQRNKIQLFCNQVFVTDSVEGIVPDFLTLLHGVIDSPDIPLNVSRSYLQSDANVKKISGHIMKKVADKLEELYKSEREDFEKKWDDIKLFITYGMISEEKFFERAEKFALLKNTEGKYFTFDQYKDKVKDTQKDKNDNTVIIYASNVEEQHSYINAAKERGYDIVIMDGLLDSHFINTLEQKLEKVNFVRVDSEITDKLIDKDEKAPSKLSDDEKKKLSELFEKHVNKEQYNVQVEDMSETDFPVTITQSEFMRRMKDMAEVGGGGYGFMGNMPDMYNIVVNANHNIISKILADKNTETQTQKVLQLIDLALLSQNLLKGENLTAFLNRSIEII
- a CDS encoding LemA family protein, translating into MKRTVLILGIVILLLILLIGRGIGIYNDFIVKQEAVKTSWGNVQNAYQKRFDLIPNLVNTVKGYADHEQSTMIGVIEARAQATKTSINVGADKITPETLAEINNLTADMNSVLSRLLVAVERYPDLKANENFLQLQNQLETTENEINARRNEFNETAKVYNTKVRRFPSNIIAAIFKFKIMPYFESTEGAEVAPVVDFSK
- a CDS encoding T9SS type A sorting domain-containing protein; this encodes MKLKTLSILLLLTCLGFSQLFSQNIAYNFPQNGFVKANDIVVYDQNDKILKHAFVGGINSAQYNAIDINLDGTLDLLIFDRLSSRLLPFININGEYVYSPKYTNSFPKIRNWMRCVDYNNDGKVDIFTYVTGGIKVYKNVSTSELAFVDATLPNPYLVSQYGEIATNILVTSVDYPAIVDIDGDGDYDILTFWGLGSFIEMHKNMSMEYYNHTDSLVFVKTQHCWGNFAEGAEDNTIILDTCVNFTKSVGNVRSDEKHTGSTLLVYDTNGDGNMDLVLGDVDYSDIILLINGGTSVDANMIEYTYNFPNAEEKLYLSTFPAVERIDLNNDGILDLICTSFSPAKFKNEDKHSNWLYINKGDNFNQVYELKTKAFLQEEMIDFGTCSYPTFVDLDNNGLNDLLVGNYGYFDSAYFKSNYFLETKSHAQLAYIKNVGTFGRPEYKIVDTNFLRLDTLDILAVRPACADIDGDGDNDIVLGCSDGTFWYFENRLIPDGVLSFANGVKNWQNLDAGEFSTPFLIDINDDGLIDMVSGNKEGVLYLFLNLGSKTEPAFELVDKKFGGVDVTDNMLSYEGYSVPTFIVDNKTQKLRLFCGAEFGEIYVYDSISGNLIGDFNLLGNLSQINDGTHSAVAFDYLNSDTIVDMIVGNYSGGLSLFYGITENPFGKEIFKTEKSVLKIYPNPTSDNIKIQIGENANIESFNLRIYNSSGLLVSQIDNVKQGQNISTNKLPSGIYYVVVVSKTNTYKGSFVKS